In Rhizobium jaguaris, a single window of DNA contains:
- a CDS encoding LysR substrate-binding domain-containing protein, translating into MDLSSIEIFLAVASDRSVTKAAKAVGRVPSNVTTRIQQLEEDLGVSLFSRDGKKMTLTREGETFLAYANRLTALALEARQAVRPVAPSGTLRVGTMESTAASRLPAALSQFNQMWPDVSLSLTLGASRDLSRSVLAGALDCALIARPPKAMLDEEPDFDAELKMLEMEPVFVEDLLIVLPSGHPSIKSAADLRVGSLAVLEPGCIYRRIAESWAQKSSALQTTELGSYHAILASVATGNAAGVMPRSVLDLMHWPTRVQTYQLGPVDTLLVYRKNDCPSVFNAFHEVLIAMKGRDTRLTTNWPAPAFT; encoded by the coding sequence GTGGACCTTTCGTCGATCGAGATATTCCTCGCGGTTGCCAGCGACCGCAGCGTTACAAAGGCCGCCAAGGCGGTCGGACGCGTGCCGTCGAATGTGACGACGCGCATCCAGCAGCTCGAGGAAGACCTTGGTGTTTCCCTTTTCAGCCGCGACGGCAAGAAGATGACATTGACGCGGGAGGGCGAGACGTTTCTTGCCTATGCCAACCGACTGACGGCGCTTGCGCTTGAAGCGCGCCAGGCCGTTCGGCCTGTTGCGCCATCGGGAACATTGCGTGTTGGCACGATGGAAAGTACCGCGGCGAGCCGGCTGCCGGCGGCGTTGTCGCAGTTCAACCAGATGTGGCCGGATGTTTCTCTGTCTCTGACGCTAGGAGCCTCCCGCGACCTCAGTCGGAGTGTTTTGGCCGGTGCCCTGGATTGTGCGCTGATTGCCCGTCCGCCCAAGGCGATGCTGGACGAAGAGCCGGATTTTGACGCCGAACTCAAGATGCTCGAGATGGAGCCCGTCTTTGTCGAGGACCTGCTGATCGTGCTGCCGTCCGGCCATCCATCAATCAAGTCCGCTGCCGACCTTCGTGTTGGTTCGCTTGCCGTGTTGGAGCCTGGCTGCATCTATCGCAGGATTGCCGAAAGCTGGGCGCAAAAATCAAGCGCCCTGCAGACGACCGAGCTGGGCTCCTACCACGCGATCTTGGCGAGCGTTGCGACCGGCAACGCGGCCGGGGTGATGCCGAGATCGGTCCTTGATCTTATGCATTGGCCGACAAGGGTCCAGACCTACCAACTCGGCCCCGTCGATACGCTTCTTGTCTACCGCAAGAACGATTGTCCAAGCGTTTTCAACGCATTCCACGAGGTCCTCATCGCCATGAAGGGCAGAGATACTCGGCTCACGACAAACTGGCCAGCGCCGGCCTTTACCTAA
- a CDS encoding response regulator transcription factor has translation MRLLLIEDEKELADALSVALKKHGIVTDHTMHLADAVELTLQNVYDAILLDRRLPDGEGLTFIPRLRRTGTDTPIIVLTARNEPLERVEGLDIGADDYLGKPFLVEELMARLRAVLRRPPSLAELQISVGRMVIDPLHLNVTVESMPFDVPRRELLVLAALAKRKDRTVLRSALEAAVYNYEEEIQSNALDAHISRLRKRLSDAGAGVAIHNIRGVGYLLKEE, from the coding sequence ATGAGACTGCTACTGATAGAGGACGAGAAGGAACTGGCGGATGCGCTGTCAGTGGCGCTGAAAAAGCACGGCATCGTCACCGACCACACAATGCATCTCGCCGACGCGGTCGAATTGACGCTCCAGAATGTTTATGACGCGATCCTTCTGGACCGCCGCCTGCCCGACGGTGAGGGATTGACCTTTATTCCACGGTTGAGGCGGACGGGAACCGACACGCCGATAATCGTTCTGACAGCACGCAATGAACCGCTGGAGCGTGTCGAGGGACTGGATATCGGTGCGGACGATTATCTCGGCAAGCCGTTTCTTGTGGAAGAACTGATGGCTCGCCTGCGGGCTGTGCTGCGACGACCGCCAAGTCTGGCGGAACTTCAAATCAGCGTGGGTCGAATGGTGATCGATCCGTTGCATTTGAACGTGACCGTAGAATCCATGCCGTTCGACGTGCCGAGACGCGAACTTCTCGTTCTTGCTGCGCTGGCCAAGCGGAAGGACAGAACCGTCCTTCGATCGGCTCTCGAGGCGGCGGTTTACAATTACGAAGAGGAAATCCAGTCGAACGCTCTCGATGCGCATATATCCAGATTACGCAAGCGACTATCGGATGCGGGCGCCGGCGTCGCGATCCACAACATCCGGGGCGTCGGATATCTCCTGAAGGAGGAATGA
- a CDS encoding sensor histidine kinase, with translation MREAKSLNPSLWWKLSWQLSLVIVAVVGVVIVGLCVYGATILSPNEWMEDKLIAAVEEAVTQDSGGKLVIADRPRLRSLEAENEGLWFLVATLDGKTASYGAVPAPYADLAKYVHLIKGADIQGSPGTSEIASIDVAETAFGEARVMYGGNPSRSSTFLVMLAKTYPIYVPLLIIALPAVFLAVRRIVGRALAGVSDVARKASEIEPRRHGVRLPADGIPKEVAPLVVAFNGTLERLENEFRKRQRFLIDAAHELRTPIAIMQTRIDGMPEGLERKRLLDSVARLADTAEQLLDFERNDQATDLNETVDLVEIARMVVADLAPVAIAAGYQISFQSEVESLERKGSPSALPRAISNLVRNAIDHGGNTGMITVSVSVGGQINVADEGPGIPAEHQELVFEPFYRATPKSKGAGLGLSLVKQVAANHGGEVSIKSGPTGTRVAIQL, from the coding sequence ATGCGCGAGGCGAAAAGCTTGAACCCATCACTTTGGTGGAAACTGAGCTGGCAGCTCAGTCTTGTCATCGTGGCCGTCGTTGGCGTGGTGATCGTCGGCCTCTGCGTTTACGGGGCGACAATCCTTTCGCCGAACGAGTGGATGGAGGACAAGCTGATCGCTGCAGTCGAAGAAGCTGTTACGCAGGATTCGGGAGGTAAGCTTGTTATCGCCGATAGACCGCGTCTCCGATCATTGGAGGCAGAGAACGAAGGGCTCTGGTTTCTTGTTGCCACGCTTGACGGGAAGACAGCTTCTTATGGTGCAGTTCCCGCGCCTTATGCAGACCTGGCCAAGTATGTCCACCTGATCAAAGGTGCCGACATACAAGGCTCTCCAGGCACGAGCGAGATCGCGTCCATCGACGTGGCCGAGACAGCCTTCGGTGAGGCCAGAGTGATGTATGGCGGAAACCCCAGCAGAAGTTCGACGTTTTTGGTGATGCTTGCCAAGACCTATCCCATTTATGTTCCGCTGCTGATCATCGCTCTGCCGGCCGTCTTTCTCGCTGTCCGCCGCATCGTCGGGCGCGCTTTGGCCGGTGTGAGCGACGTTGCCCGCAAAGCATCGGAAATCGAACCGCGCCGACATGGAGTACGCCTCCCTGCAGACGGCATTCCCAAGGAAGTCGCTCCCTTGGTGGTCGCCTTCAACGGAACGCTTGAGCGGCTTGAGAATGAATTTCGAAAACGCCAGCGCTTCCTGATCGATGCGGCGCATGAGCTCAGAACGCCAATCGCCATCATGCAGACGCGGATCGACGGGATGCCCGAGGGCCTGGAACGTAAGCGACTGTTGGACAGCGTGGCGCGTTTGGCTGATACGGCCGAACAGCTTCTCGATTTCGAGCGCAACGACCAGGCGACGGATCTCAACGAAACGGTCGATCTCGTTGAAATCGCACGAATGGTCGTCGCCGATCTTGCGCCCGTGGCGATTGCGGCCGGATACCAGATTTCCTTTCAGAGCGAGGTGGAAAGTCTCGAGCGCAAAGGCAGTCCTTCGGCCTTACCGAGGGCAATCAGCAATCTGGTTCGCAATGCCATCGACCACGGCGGCAATACCGGAATGATCACGGTCTCGGTCTCAGTCGGCGGGCAGATCAATGTGGCCGACGAAGGACCCGGTATACCGGCCGAACACCAAGAGCTGGTTTTTGAACCATTCTATCGCGCGACCCCCAAAAGCAAGGGCGCAGGTCTCGGTCTGAGCCTGGTGAAGCAAGTCGCCGCAAATCACGGCGGAGAGGTCAGCATCAAAAGCGGCCCGACCGGGACACGGGTGGCGATTCAGCTCTGA
- a CDS encoding DUF3313 domain-containing protein translates to MRSNPSIKSFFRLPGLAPTFSLRPLYLALPLTLSVAGCSSVPLKEGGTLTSYNNLGAPKGKLSKSRIYVDGQRLAAVKTIRIVPTAFTFSAASRVKSEADRSLVSNALDRALCVALSDKYQMVSAGQPADMTIRSVVTDIVPTNKTMAGVATAVSVGSGFVLPVSVPRLPAGLGGLAVEAEAVDSGGAQRAAMVWARGANSIQNNPRVSEVGDAYSLASTFGNDFSRMLIAGKEPKGLDLSLPSKQRMQSWLGGKPKYAACEEFGRAPGLAGAVAAKYGAPPQWTEKKPKTLTTQ, encoded by the coding sequence GTGCGCAGCAATCCATCGATTAAATCATTTTTCCGACTTCCCGGCCTCGCGCCAACCTTTTCCCTAAGACCTCTTTATCTTGCTTTACCCCTGACCCTGTCGGTGGCCGGGTGTTCCTCAGTGCCTTTGAAAGAGGGCGGAACGCTCACCTCCTACAACAATCTCGGCGCGCCCAAGGGAAAGTTGTCCAAGTCGCGTATTTACGTCGATGGACAGCGTCTTGCGGCGGTCAAGACGATCAGAATCGTGCCGACCGCATTTACATTCAGCGCCGCCTCCCGCGTCAAATCTGAAGCCGACCGCTCGTTGGTGTCAAACGCACTGGACCGCGCACTCTGCGTCGCGCTTAGCGACAAGTATCAAATGGTCTCAGCCGGCCAGCCGGCGGATATGACGATTCGGTCCGTCGTCACCGATATCGTTCCGACGAACAAGACGATGGCAGGGGTCGCAACCGCCGTATCGGTGGGTTCCGGTTTTGTCTTGCCCGTCAGTGTGCCGCGCCTGCCCGCCGGTCTCGGCGGACTTGCCGTCGAGGCGGAGGCGGTCGATAGCGGCGGCGCCCAACGCGCCGCGATGGTGTGGGCTCGCGGGGCAAATTCGATCCAGAACAATCCCCGCGTTTCCGAGGTCGGGGATGCATACAGTCTCGCTTCGACCTTTGGAAATGACTTTTCCCGGATGCTGATTGCAGGCAAGGAGCCGAAGGGATTGGACCTCTCTCTTCCTTCGAAACAGCGGATGCAATCCTGGCTCGGCGGAAAACCCAAATACGCAGCGTGTGAGGAGTTTGGCCGGGCGCCTGGATTGGCAGGCGCGGTGGCCGCGAAGTACGGTGCGCCTCCGCAATGGACAGAGAAGAAACCTAAAACGCTCACGACACAGTGA
- a CDS encoding (2Fe-2S)-binding protein yields MTRTIHLSLDINGRRHELDVEPRVTLLDALREHLAMTGTKKGCDQGQCGACTCHVDGKRVLSCLTLAAQVEGRQVSTIEGLAGENGDLHPVQAAFIENDAFQCGYCTPGQIMSAVACIREGHAGSDEEIREYMSGNLCRCGAYNSIVAAVREAVETAR; encoded by the coding sequence ATGACACGAACCATCCATCTCTCGCTCGATATAAACGGGAGGCGCCACGAACTCGATGTCGAGCCGCGCGTCACCCTGCTCGACGCGCTGCGCGAGCATCTCGCGATGACCGGCACAAAAAAAGGCTGCGATCAGGGCCAGTGCGGCGCCTGCACCTGTCATGTCGACGGCAAGCGCGTGCTCTCCTGTCTGACGCTTGCTGCTCAAGTCGAAGGCCGACAGGTCAGCACCATCGAGGGGCTGGCGGGTGAAAACGGCGATCTGCATCCGGTCCAGGCGGCTTTTATCGAAAACGACGCCTTCCAATGCGGTTACTGCACGCCGGGTCAAATCATGTCGGCGGTCGCCTGCATTCGTGAAGGCCATGCGGGTTCCGATGAAGAAATCCGCGAATACATGTCCGGCAACCTCTGTCGCTGCGGGGCCTATAACAGCATCGTCGCAGCGGTGCGCGAAGCAGTGGAGACGGCCCGATGA
- a CDS encoding FAD binding domain-containing protein, producing MKDFSYLRVASADEARSAALQAGAMLLAGGTTLLDLAKCGVVEPDAVIDITHLAGFDAIAVDAEGAKIGALARMGEVADHNDIRAAFPAVSESLSLAASAQLRNMATIGGNLLQRTRCSYFRDPGAFVACNKRNPGSGCSAIGGVTRNHAVLGTSDACIASYPGDLAVALTAFDALVDLGGRKVAIDDFFLTPGSAPDKETILERGEIITGIVIPTSVAARNSTYLKVRDRQSYEFAAASAAVGLEFEPDGRTVRDIRIALGGIATKPWRARAVEQALIGKVLDAAAVDKASLLAMDGAVSNGGNHYKIELAPRVVNRAILKVGGLA from the coding sequence ATGAAAGATTTTTCCTATCTCCGCGTCGCCTCGGCTGATGAGGCCCGTAGTGCTGCGCTTCAGGCTGGTGCCATGTTGCTTGCCGGCGGCACGACGCTCCTCGATCTTGCCAAATGCGGTGTCGTCGAACCCGACGCTGTCATCGATATCACCCATCTAGCCGGATTCGACGCAATTGCCGTCGATGCCGAGGGGGCCAAGATCGGCGCGCTTGCCCGGATGGGCGAGGTGGCCGACCACAACGATATCCGCGCGGCCTTCCCGGCGGTTTCGGAATCCCTGTCGCTTGCCGCGTCCGCGCAGCTTCGCAACATGGCCACGATCGGAGGCAATCTCCTGCAGCGAACCCGCTGTTCCTATTTCCGCGATCCCGGCGCCTTTGTCGCCTGCAACAAGCGCAATCCGGGCTCCGGCTGTTCGGCGATTGGCGGGGTGACCCGCAATCATGCCGTCCTCGGCACGAGCGATGCCTGTATTGCCTCCTATCCCGGCGACCTTGCCGTCGCTCTGACGGCTTTCGATGCGCTGGTCGATCTCGGCGGCCGGAAGGTAGCGATCGACGATTTCTTTCTGACGCCCGGCAGCGCGCCGGACAAGGAGACGATCCTCGAACGCGGTGAGATCATCACCGGCATCGTCATCCCGACCTCTGTCGCCGCAAGAAACTCGACCTATCTCAAGGTCCGCGACCGCCAGTCCTACGAATTCGCGGCCGCCAGCGCGGCGGTCGGTCTCGAGTTCGAGCCGGACGGCAGGACGGTGCGCGACATCCGTATCGCCCTCGGTGGAATTGCCACCAAGCCCTGGCGGGCACGCGCCGTCGAACAGGCGCTCATTGGCAAGGTTCTCGATGCCGCAGCGGTCGACAAGGCGAGTCTCCTCGCCATGGACGGAGCCGTCTCGAATGGCGGCAATCACTACAAGATCGAACTCGCGCCACGCGTCGTTAACCGCGCCATCCTAAAAGTTGGAGGTCTGGCATGA
- a CDS encoding xanthine dehydrogenase family protein molybdopterin-binding subunit, translated as MTIMEPRKHGDASDGMIGGRQSRFEGGMKVTGSATYALEYPVERLAHAVLVQSTIPAGRVVKVDTAMALAAPGVLTVLTPEDDLGLMTAVDWYGNRPENQPYFPLPREVRFNGQAIVAVVAESREQAAEAAKLVSVTYEETPAIASMDDPNAGAGKVMDNLTAGWGDAEAALAAAPIKVEGEYRTPREYHVAMEPHGLTVKWDGDQLTVWEPSQWSHGMARTYSEWFGIPYENVQLISPFIGGGFGSKGGALAYGAVAAFAARKLGRPVKLAVTRAQNFTSYGGRAATRQTIKLGATEDGILQAIVHRGVSETSTYADWPEQTGAATPILYKVENFSSQHRVVPVNTVTPGALRGPGKNPSSFGIESAIEELAYKIGMDPLEIRLKNYADHDYQSGKPWSTRRLREALIEGAEAFGWSRRSHAPRSMRDGRQLIGWGVGCGTFPVIQAPSEALIRILANGRVEVVSGAIDMGQGTYTILAQTAADIFGVSIDQVDVRLGDSRLPGSAIAGGSMLAGSIMGAVHKAATAARDELIGLALNDANSPFRDTGANTLNFSDGRVSAPRGEGPSLTLAELMARLKRAEIEIRRNTLPEGASAQDHHQAWTTLSKVMGPTMGDYSMHSWCAHFAEVRVDEDFGTVRVSRMVSAFDCGRLYNPRLVESQWRGGIIMGIGQALLEEGLVDMRNGRTVNNNMGDYLVPTNSDIPDIQVISVGVPDYNASALGGKGVGEVGIVGVAPAIANAVFHATGKRIRDLPITLDKLI; from the coding sequence ATGACCATTATGGAACCCCGCAAACACGGCGACGCCTCCGACGGAATGATCGGCGGCCGCCAGTCCCGCTTCGAAGGCGGCATGAAGGTCACGGGTTCGGCGACCTATGCCCTGGAATATCCCGTCGAACGGCTCGCCCACGCCGTACTGGTGCAGAGCACCATCCCGGCCGGCCGGGTCGTCAAGGTCGATACGGCAATGGCGCTTGCAGCACCTGGCGTACTGACGGTGCTGACACCGGAAGACGATCTCGGCCTCATGACCGCTGTCGACTGGTACGGCAATCGACCCGAAAACCAGCCCTACTTTCCGCTGCCGCGCGAGGTTCGGTTCAACGGCCAGGCGATCGTGGCCGTCGTCGCCGAAAGCCGCGAACAGGCCGCTGAAGCTGCCAAGCTGGTCAGCGTCACCTATGAAGAGACGCCGGCGATCGCGAGCATGGATGACCCGAATGCCGGCGCAGGCAAGGTGATGGACAACCTCACCGCCGGTTGGGGCGATGCCGAAGCGGCGCTTGCCGCGGCACCCATCAAGGTCGAAGGCGAATATCGCACGCCGCGTGAATATCACGTCGCGATGGAGCCGCACGGGTTGACCGTAAAATGGGACGGCGATCAATTGACGGTTTGGGAGCCGAGCCAGTGGTCGCATGGCATGGCGCGCACCTATTCCGAATGGTTCGGTATTCCCTACGAAAATGTCCAGTTGATCTCGCCCTTCATCGGCGGCGGTTTCGGCTCGAAGGGTGGGGCTCTCGCCTATGGTGCGGTGGCTGCCTTCGCGGCAAGAAAACTTGGGCGACCGGTGAAGCTCGCCGTCACAAGAGCGCAGAACTTCACTAGCTATGGCGGCCGTGCCGCGACGCGCCAGACGATCAAGCTCGGGGCCACGGAAGACGGCATCCTGCAGGCGATCGTGCATCGCGGCGTCAGCGAGACCTCCACCTATGCGGACTGGCCGGAGCAGACCGGGGCCGCCACGCCGATCCTTTACAAAGTGGAGAATTTCTCGTCGCAGCATCGGGTCGTGCCGGTCAACACCGTCACGCCCGGTGCGCTCCGCGGCCCGGGCAAAAACCCGAGTTCTTTCGGCATCGAAAGCGCGATTGAGGAACTGGCCTACAAGATCGGGATGGACCCGCTTGAAATCCGGCTGAAGAACTATGCCGATCATGACTACCAATCGGGAAAGCCCTGGTCGACCCGCCGGCTGCGCGAGGCCCTGATCGAGGGCGCCGAAGCCTTCGGCTGGTCGCGGCGCAGCCACGCGCCGCGTTCCATGCGAGACGGCCGCCAGCTCATCGGCTGGGGCGTAGGCTGCGGTACGTTCCCGGTCATCCAGGCGCCGAGCGAAGCCCTCATCCGCATCCTCGCAAATGGCAGGGTCGAAGTCGTCAGCGGCGCGATCGACATGGGGCAGGGAACCTATACCATTCTCGCCCAGACTGCGGCCGACATATTCGGAGTTTCGATCGATCAGGTGGATGTCCGTCTCGGGGATTCACGCCTGCCGGGTTCGGCGATCGCCGGTGGCTCGATGCTGGCGGGTTCCATTATGGGCGCCGTGCACAAGGCGGCAACGGCTGCACGCGACGAGCTCATCGGGCTTGCGCTCAACGACGCCAACTCGCCGTTCCGGGACACAGGGGCGAATACGCTGAACTTCAGCGACGGCCGTGTCTCTGCCCCGCGCGGCGAAGGGCCCTCGCTTACGCTGGCGGAGTTGATGGCCAGGCTCAAGCGCGCGGAGATCGAAATCCGGCGCAATACGTTGCCGGAAGGGGCAAGCGCACAGGATCATCATCAGGCCTGGACGACCTTGTCGAAGGTTATGGGTCCGACCATGGGCGACTATTCCATGCACAGCTGGTGCGCCCATTTTGCCGAGGTGCGGGTCGATGAAGATTTCGGCACGGTGCGGGTGTCCCGCATGGTCTCCGCCTTCGATTGCGGCCGGCTCTATAATCCGCGGCTGGTCGAAAGCCAGTGGCGCGGCGGCATCATCATGGGCATCGGCCAGGCGCTGCTGGAAGAGGGCCTGGTCGACATGCGCAACGGCCGGACGGTCAACAACAATATGGGCGACTACCTCGTGCCGACGAACTCGGACATACCGGATATCCAAGTGATCTCGGTCGGCGTGCCGGACTACAATGCCTCGGCATTGGGCGGCAAGGGCGTCGGCGAGGTCGGCATCGTCGGCGTCGCGCCGGCGATTGCCAACGCGGTATTCCATGCGACCGGCAAACGCATCCGCGATCTGCCTATCACGTTGGATAAGCTCATATAG
- a CDS encoding mandelate racemase/muconate lactonizing enzyme family protein, translating into MKISEIRLYHLSAPLEEPIGNALIFFPNRQTLLVEIVAGGRSGWGEAWVAPATAAAMIEGQLAHHLIGQDPTHIRALWQAMREANEGDGIMTAISAVDMALHDLTARAYGIPLSSLLGGARRDKVLAYASGPFFKPGGHPYRDFEREIDGYLSEGFRALKLRSGFNPTDDVAAAFAARRQIGNEADLMIDFNQSCTAPRSISTAALMEEARLLWVEEPVTPTDLQGYRLAARQIETAIAGGEAIMNPAGFLPFLADGCMDILQPDIAICGGLTGVGQVVALAQMHNRPVIPHVWGSTVNFHAALHLLSTLPRHRAGGQQPFPYLEYDVGPNPLLELAGRPKVNADGTVSLPEGPGLGIELDASVLEPYVVSRKIISE; encoded by the coding sequence ATGAAAATATCGGAAATCCGCCTCTACCATCTCTCGGCTCCCTTGGAGGAGCCGATTGGAAATGCTCTCATTTTCTTCCCCAATCGGCAAACGCTTCTGGTGGAGATCGTGGCTGGCGGGCGTTCCGGATGGGGCGAGGCTTGGGTTGCTCCCGCGACTGCCGCAGCCATGATCGAAGGGCAGCTCGCCCACCATTTGATCGGACAGGACCCGACGCATATTCGAGCGCTGTGGCAGGCGATGCGCGAAGCCAACGAAGGCGACGGCATCATGACTGCAATTTCCGCGGTAGACATGGCGCTGCACGATCTGACGGCGCGCGCCTATGGGATACCGCTCTCCAGCCTTCTCGGCGGCGCCCGTCGCGACAAGGTTCTTGCCTATGCGAGTGGTCCGTTCTTCAAGCCCGGCGGCCACCCGTACCGGGATTTCGAACGGGAGATCGACGGTTATCTCAGCGAAGGTTTCCGCGCATTGAAGCTGCGAAGCGGCTTCAACCCAACAGACGATGTGGCCGCAGCATTTGCCGCGCGTCGGCAGATCGGCAACGAGGCCGATCTCATGATTGATTTCAATCAGTCATGCACAGCGCCGCGTTCGATCTCCACAGCCGCCTTGATGGAAGAAGCCCGGCTTCTCTGGGTCGAGGAACCGGTGACCCCGACCGACTTGCAGGGCTACCGGCTGGCAGCACGCCAAATCGAGACAGCCATCGCCGGCGGCGAAGCGATCATGAATCCTGCGGGTTTCCTGCCGTTTTTGGCGGATGGCTGCATGGACATTCTTCAGCCGGATATCGCGATTTGCGGCGGCCTCACGGGTGTCGGCCAGGTGGTCGCTTTGGCCCAAATGCATAATCGCCCCGTCATACCGCATGTCTGGGGAAGCACCGTCAATTTCCATGCAGCGCTCCATCTGCTCTCGACGTTGCCTCGCCACCGGGCCGGCGGGCAGCAGCCGTTTCCCTATCTGGAATACGATGTCGGGCCGAACCCGCTGCTGGAATTGGCCGGAAGGCCGAAGGTCAATGCCGATGGCACCGTTTCGCTTCCCGAAGGGCCGGGGCTCGGAATAGAGCTCGATGCCTCCGTGCTCGAGCCATATGTCGTCTCCCGCAAAATCATTTCGGAATGA
- a CDS encoding MFS transporter, which translates to MTDRSDIISKAARRILPILMLCYLAAFLDRVNIGFAALTMNGDLGFSASAFGFGAGIFFLGYVLCELPSNLMLARVGARLWIARILITWGILSALTAFVWNPASFYVVRILLGAAEAGFFPGMIFYMTLWFPRAYRGSMFSSFNVAVPLASVLGAPISGLILENLNGVAGLQGWQWMFLIEGLPAIIMGLVVFFALPDRPASASFLNEEERSWLTKRLDSEREAQEKVEHFSVGRALVDPRVLLMCLIAVGLVIGTTGIAIWMPQFIKQFGLSTLQTSLVAAIPFVFMAVAMITVGRHSDKTGERVWHTAGPFIASAIGFVIAAFAGNPFVGVIGLTIGAAGIGGASPTIWIFPSTLLTGTAAAAGIALINSVGSTGGFFGPTIIGWVRDATGGFQGALLFLAAAMAVTAAAIFILGYSMRDLMRPKASAALSARTQS; encoded by the coding sequence ATGACGGATAGATCAGATATCATCAGCAAGGCCGCAAGGCGGATCCTGCCGATCCTTATGCTTTGCTATTTGGCCGCGTTTCTCGATCGCGTGAACATCGGCTTTGCCGCTTTGACGATGAACGGCGACCTCGGCTTTTCGGCCTCCGCCTTCGGTTTCGGGGCGGGCATCTTCTTTCTGGGCTACGTTTTGTGCGAGCTGCCGAGCAACCTTATGCTGGCCCGTGTCGGCGCGCGCCTCTGGATTGCTCGAATCCTCATTACCTGGGGCATTCTCTCGGCCTTGACAGCCTTCGTCTGGAATCCTGCCAGCTTCTATGTCGTGCGTATATTGCTGGGCGCTGCCGAAGCCGGCTTTTTCCCAGGCATGATCTTCTACATGACATTGTGGTTTCCGCGTGCCTATCGGGGTTCGATGTTCTCGTCGTTCAATGTCGCGGTGCCGCTGGCCTCGGTGCTTGGAGCTCCGATATCCGGCCTCATTCTGGAAAACCTGAACGGAGTGGCAGGCCTTCAGGGCTGGCAATGGATGTTCCTGATCGAAGGCCTGCCCGCGATCATCATGGGGCTTGTCGTCTTCTTTGCTCTTCCCGACAGACCCGCCTCCGCATCCTTTCTCAACGAAGAGGAGCGTAGCTGGCTGACGAAACGCCTGGACAGCGAACGTGAAGCCCAGGAGAAGGTCGAGCACTTCTCGGTCGGACGCGCCCTGGTCGATCCACGTGTTTTGCTGATGTGCCTGATCGCCGTCGGCTTGGTCATCGGCACCACGGGCATCGCCATCTGGATGCCGCAGTTCATCAAGCAGTTCGGCCTTTCCACCCTTCAGACCAGCCTTGTGGCGGCGATCCCCTTCGTCTTCATGGCCGTCGCTATGATCACGGTTGGCCGTCATTCGGACAAGACGGGCGAACGCGTCTGGCATACGGCCGGGCCTTTCATCGCCAGCGCGATCGGCTTTGTGATCGCCGCCTTCGCCGGCAACCCGTTCGTGGGTGTCATTGGCCTGACGATCGGAGCGGCCGGCATCGGCGGCGCTTCGCCCACGATCTGGATTTTCCCCTCGACACTTCTGACTGGCACCGCGGCTGCCGCCGGCATTGCGCTGATCAATTCGGTTGGCAGCACGGGCGGCTTCTTTGGGCCGACGATTATCGGATGGGTTCGTGACGCGACCGGCGGCTTCCAGGGCGCGCTGCTCTTTCTGGCGGCGGCCATGGCCGTCACGGCCGCCGCGATCTTCATTCTTGGCTACAGCATGAGGGACCTGATGCGCCCTAAGGCTTCAGCTGCCCTCTCGGCAAGGACGCAATCATGA